The following nucleotide sequence is from Catonella massiliensis.
AATATATCACAAAAGTAAATTGTAGTCTAGAGGTGTTTCACCCTATCCAGTAGTTTACCAGGATACGCTTGGAATACTCCATGCTTTTCTCTAATTGTAACAATATCATTAGAGGTCAACAGGTTATGAGCCTTTCTATACATATTGCGAGCATTTAAAAGATTATCATTTAGCATCTTTCCAGTCACGAATTCGCTCTCGTCTTCATCACTATTTACGCAAAAGTAATAGGTTTCTTCATAAGCAACTTCTTCGCCTTTGATTATGGTCTTATCAATTCGTGATCTTTCTTCAATCTCATGAATCTTATCACATATCGGACAATCCATTTGAATTTTTCTAATTAGGGTGCTTTCGCTCATTACCATATCTCCTTTCATTAATTCTCGTTATTTGTATGGGAACTTCATATCATATTTTGCATAATGAAATGACAAGCATAGTACTTTCTTGTCCGATTGAATAGGTATTTTAATGGTTTCCACCTCCCTAATATCAATCTTAAATCCATTATCAGTTGATAGTATACTCTATCAGTTGATAGTATATCAATAGAGAATCAAAAAGAAGACCTAATAGTTGAATGGGATGTAGTGACTAACTGCCATTCTCTCACAGTACTGTACGTACGATCCTTGTATACAGTGCTTTGGGCAGTTGACAAGCGAAGCTAGACGAACCATTGAAAAAAGAGATGGTTTTAACCATCTCTTTAAACTACCTAAGCAGTATCATATCAAGTAAAGCTACTTCATTTAACCAGTCCAAATTTCTTTCTGGTAAAATAAATCTCGGTTAATCCCACCGCAAAAATTAAAACAAAAGCATATTTTGAACCAGTATATGCAATGCAGTACATTAACAGGCACGCCACTATAGAGCGAAGTAACTTCCACTTTGACTTTGACAATTTATCATCCCAGTGAGTTATACTATATGAGGTCATCACAATAAATATGATACACAAGATTAACTGTCCACCCCAAAATATAAGCGGGTAATCAACGTTAAAATTTTGACTAATTTCAATGTTTGCAACGAGTGCAGTTATTGTTGCCAAAAATCCCAACGTACCTGTCGAATAAATCTTCATTTTATTAACATCCTCCAAATGTAATTATTCGATTGCTGTAGATACAGGAGAAATTCCCCCGTTATTATCAATTATCATCAAGCTTACTTAGTTCTGTTTTTAGTAATAAAAATCTTGATTGCAAAATATATATTTATCACCCCAGCCATTTCACAAAATCGTCTGAAAATCATCGGATAAAAACTGTTATATGGCAAAGCATACGCTAATAGAACGCATACAACCGTAATGGTAATTGTCATCAATAAACTCGAAAGAATCTTTTCTTTGGATAATAAATATTTAACGTCAGATTCACGATATGATTTTATTGATAATATACTTGACATAATTACCAGTGGGGAAAGAGGTATAAATATTAATGCTACAATACTTGTCAGAAATATTACCATAACTCTATATACCCACTGTTTGGATCCGCATCTACAGAATCGATTTTTTTGAAATTTCTCATTGAGTATTCCTCCTTTGCTTTGTTTACAACGAATAACATATTTAGTTTATATCTACATTTTACACAAACAAAATCAAGGAATAGTCAATTCAGTAATTTTATTTATTTTTTAATGAAAAAGCAAAAATAATCGGTGCGAATACATAAGCTACAGGTAGTATAATCTTTGAGTTTATGCCTATAATATCAATTTTATCCGATAAAATCTTCCCTGAAATCGGAAATGCGATTATTGCTAAACCAAAATAAATGCTTAAAAGTATATAGCCCCCTGTAAAAGGATTTACCTTAAAAAACTCTGTCATCAAAAAGTAATATGATACGAAAAATGCCATACCTATCACCATATATACAATTTTTTCAAACCAACTCTGATTACTCATGCTTATTCACTCCTCCTTTACCTATAAAAGCGAATCTATCGTTTATCACCCATAAAACCACAACTAAATACAGCAATACTATTGACTTATTGACAACACTTACATTAACCAATATCAAATTCGCAATTATATTAAGCATAAATGGCCTGTAGAACATATAAAATGTTCTTTTCTTTTTAAGTATATTTACCCCATCATATATCATAAATACCAGCGATATCGCAAAAAAAATGCTATTCATTATCACCTCCATAATACGGTATTTTTATTATCTGCTCTGCCCCACAGTTCTCCCTATTGCAAAGCAATAGCTCACCATTAACTGTTTCCATGTATGAGTTTACAAAATACAATCCGATTCCACATCCCTTACCTGATGTTCTTCCAAAGTTGTCAGTATAAAACATAGTCTTTGCTTTATTTAAAGAATCTTGATTAAAACCAATACCATCATCAATGACTTTAAAAATAATATTTTTACTATCTTTGCATACTTCTATCTTTACGCAGCTCCTTCTGTGTTCAAAAGCATTATTTAGTAAGTGTACAATACATTTATCTAAATTTTTAAAATCACACACTATATATGAATCGTCCAGTGACTTTACATTCCAGTCAACTTCAATCTCTTCTTCGATAGAATCAGAATAAATCAACACGCTATTTTGCATTTTTCTAAAACACTCTTTTATGGTTATTTTTTCCAGATTCTTCTTTCGTGTTAGGCTTGTAGTAACATCCATAAGTTTTGATATATATTCTGAGATTTTTTCACTTTCGTTTTCAATTCTTGAAATTCTATCAATACCTTTGTCTGTAACAATGTCGTTATTTTTTCGGAGCAAGTCAATATTCGCATTTATTATAGTTACCGGAGTTTTCATATCATGACTGATATATGAAATGGTTGTTGATACAAATTTATCCTTTTCCTTAATATCTTTATTTTTCCTTATAAGCGCCTCCTGTATCATTTTAAACTCAAATATACCGGCCGTCTGCACATAGTTATCATACTTAATATTTTCCATTAATGCATCAATATCTTTTAATATCATCACATCTATTTTTCTATAAAACTCATAAGATAAATATACAATTATCAGTATTATTAAACCTAAACTAATTTCATTTCCTGACTTTAAAAATGGTTTTAGCCATATTCTTAAAATTTCCGTCTCCAATGCAAGATTCACAAAAATCATTATAATAAACGAATAAAAAAATATTTTTGCCATAGTTTCAAGTATGATGAATACTATAATTTGCTTTACCGTTCTTTCCATAGGTATCCAACTCCCCATCTATTTTCAATAGGATCATCTCCATCAATCTCGGATAATTTCTTCCGTATATTGTATATATGACATACTACGACTCTATCAGTAACATCAAATTTAGAAGACACCCTATTCACTATCTTTTCTTTACTAAAAATCTGTCCTTTGTTTCCATATAATAACTTTAGTATTTCTAGTTCTGCATTAGTAAGGCTAACATGGTTCCCTTCTTTTTTGATTACTCCTGTCGATAAATCAAAAAAGGTATCTGCGTATCTCACCTCCTCATCCTTTTTGCCACGCAAATGACTTTTTATCCTTGCTAGCAGCAAATCTGCATCAAATGGCTTTGTTATATAATCATCCGCTCCAAGATTAAATCCTTTCAGCATATCTTCTTTTGTATCTTTTGCAGTAAGCAAGATAATTGGTCTATCTACCTCGTTTCTAACAATTTGTAAAAATTGAAATCCATTTCTCTCACCGAGCATAACATCAAGGATAATAAGATTATATTTGTTTAGTATTACATAATCTTCAATGTCATCAAGGTTGTAATAATAATCAACAAAATATTTTTCTTGTTCAAGTATCTCCTTAAGCGTCTCTACTAAACTTTTATCATCTTCTATTATTAACTAAGACTTCCCATACCTAAAATGGGATCCGTACCTTGAAAATTCAATACTTCAGCTACTAAAATAACGATTTATGCCACTACAGCCTCCGGATGGAGCGCACTACGCAGATATTCAGGTAGTCTTGCTTCAAAATCAGCAGTAAAAGCAGTCAACTGCTCATCACTGAGCTTTAAGATTACCTGAAGGCTTGCCATCAAGGCATCCATCAGGATGCCAAGTGATCTGCTGAAAGTAATGTCTGCCATTTCATCGACAAGGAAGAAGAACAACTCACCAAGGGTTCTCTGATCTTCATTTTGACGTTGCTCCATTGCAATTAACATATATCTGGTAAGCACAATTGCTACGTGGGCTGTTAGTGCATCATAAGATAAGCTATGGCATTCTCCAATAAGATTCAGCATAGATTTGCAGGTTTTGAAAAAAACCTCAATTTGCCAGCGTTTTCCATAAATACGGATAATCTCTTCTTCGGAAAGGGTAGTATCTGTGCAGATAAAAGCAAGCCAGTCCTTGCGATTAGCTTTGTTCCTTACACAAACAATCTTTGCCGGAATTGGATTCTCCTTTCCTACCATAACACAGACAGAAAGCAGATACTTTGATTTGCCACGGCGCTTTTTGTTCCGGGAATAGATCTCTTTGATATTCAGTTGCTCACCACAGTGTGAATACTTGATTCGACTGCTTTTCTTAATCATAGCAATTACGTCCATACCTTTTGAATGGATAGCTGTGATTTGAGCGGGGTTTGAAAACCAGGAATCAAAAAGGACATAATCAGCTTTCAGCCCTGCACTGAGAGCAGTATCCAACAGTGTCATCATTGCTTCAGGAGCTTTTGTCTGAGCAAGTTTACGCCTTTTACCTGCAAGGGTTCTGTTATCAAAGTGTTTTACAGGACCGATGATATTTGTATCTTTTGCAGATGCTAACAAGCAGCTGTTCACCGGGATAAGTGTATTTCCATCGCTCCAGCTTAAGGTAAGCATACGAAATCCTTTTTTGAAATGCATATCCGTGTGATCGAAAACCTTTGACCCCAGCTCAGTTTTCTTGCAGCTGGTGCGATTGAAAAGACTGTCATCAATGATGAAAACATTTTTCCTTTTATCATCTGTTAGGTTTTTGAGATCATTATTTACGATGTCAGCAGCAAGAAGAGAAGTAAAACGAAGCCAGTTTGTTTTTACCGAATTAAGGAAACGATAAAAAGTGTTCTTTGAAAAATCTTCCTTAAAAGAACCGGTACGTTGTTGCATATACATACTTCTTCCAACGAAAATGTTGCTGAGTTTGTAACGAAGCAAAGAAACAGGTGAAACACCTTTTTCTTTCATCCCATTACATCTGGCAATAAGCCTGCCAACATGATGTCTGGAAAAAAATCTTCGAACACAGTCAATTAAGTTATTCTCATCGAAATGATTTTGTGTTATACTGGACATGGCATAAATCTCCTTTGTACAATGGTTTCTTGTCAATTCCATTATACCAAACTGGGTAGGTTTATGCCATTCTTTATTGGCTGAAATATTGAATTTTCAAGGTTCAACACACCGTATTGGTGTGGGAAGTCTTAGTTATTAATATTTTCACAGCATTCCTCCTTTTCACAAGTTATATTCCTTTGAATAGAATATACTAGAAAAATCAAGAAATAGTATAGTTCTCCATTCATTCGTTCTCGTTATTTGTATGGCAACTTCACATCATATTTGCATAATTAATCCACAATCATTATTAATCGATAGTATATCGCATAAATTGATAGCATTTCAATAGATTAACACAAAAATTCAGGCTCCGGTTACTTTTATAACCGAAGCCTGATTGCTTAAATCATCTCAATATTTTCTTAGAAATTTCCCATTATTTCTTTAATGAAAGACTGAAATAATATTTTCCTGTTCTTATAAGCACTACATTTACAGGTTCACTAACACCATCAAACTCAAATTTTACTTCATTTTCGCCCTCAACAATAAGATTTCCTAAGGCAGTAGGATAATATTTGTTATTATAATCTGTTATCTCAACAATACCTGTCTTAACTTTTATCGAATCATTCACAACTTCCTTATACATACCGTCTCTGCCCTTTACAAACATCTTAACTGCTGTTGACTTAAGAAGGTCTTCACGCTTAGGGTTTATGATTATTTCATGCACTCCGTAAGCTGTGTTATACCTAGCCTCAGTGAAGGCAGGCTCTGTATTTTGAACCTTCTTTGTCTCCTCCATACTGATAATGTCTGCTGAGTAAGGAGAGCTGTTATTAAAGGTGATTGTATAGCTCTTGTAAATGCTTGACTCAATAACCAGGGCAACTTCTTTTTTGCTATTGTTAGGTCTGCGTATCTTTAACATCCCCCATGCAAAGCCATACTGATTGTCCTTTACCTTCTTAAAGAAACCAAGATCACCTACATTACTGTACTTAACGCCGTCTACAGTAATTGCCGTAATACTATTGAGCCACTCACCCGCATTTTCAATGCCAAAACCTGTGCCTATGGTTAGTTCTCCGTCATCACCACTCATGTGAAGCTTTTTACCAGTCCTTACAAGGCTCTTTAATCCGCTCTCAGTCTGACCACCCTTATCAGGAGTCTCAGGCTTATTAGGAGTCTCAGGCTGCTTTGGCTCTACAGGCTTCACCTGTGCTTTAGATACTGTAGCCTCTATTGTCTGTGGCTGGTATCCGTCTGCATATACTGTTATAGTATTCTTTCCATAATTTGGATAATACTTGTTGGTAATAAACGCAGAGCCCTTTATGATAAGCTTGTCGCCATCTATCTTATAATCATCATCCTTTAATGCATAAGCCTGATTCTTAGTTCCATAGTGATAGTTCTTATTCTCACCTGCATACATAGCTATAATCTTTGAAAGATATGTCTTATCTGCGTATACTACAAGTTCTTCATCCACTCTAATCGCACTTCCTGAAGGATAGGTAAAGCCTTCAATACTCTTTCCAAGGTAGCTTCCATCCATTACAAGTTCGCCAAGGAGGTTGTCTTCAAGCACTTCCTTTACTCTTGTAAGTCTGCCGGTAGTCTTCACATTAGGTGTCTTAACATACTCTGAGAATGTCAAATACTTGCCCTTTGTCCTTGCTGTATTTACTGCGTCATTATAATACTCCCAATTATAGAACACCTTGCCCTCTTCATCATAGACAGCTATGTAATTGGTCATATCCTTTTCAAACCTGTCAACTATGCCCTTTGCATAAGCATTGTCTATACCGAGCTTTTCAAAAATCTCAGCATTGGCAACGAGGTCCGTGTTGAAAATGATATTGGCAGATACAGAGTTACCGCCACTAGAAGGGCTGCCGTCTGAGCCGGTGCTTATCTTAGAAGCTCCTGCTACTGCATCAAATTTCATTCCCTCAACAGAAAGAAGGCCCACCTTGCTTCCAAGTGCTACAACTTTATTGTCAGGGGTAGTCTCATCGTTCTTTTTGTCGGTATCTTTTCCGTCAGTTACCTTAAATACCTTATCTACGGTTTTATAGCTGTTAAAATGAACTCTTAATGTATAATTTCCGTTATAAGGAATGTTGTTTACACCCTTACTTCCATCTTCTTCCTTACCCCTTGTAACATCGTTATAAAGCACAAAGAGGTCATTAAACATAAAATAATCGCTTATATATCTAAGTGTCTTTATTTCACCTGTTGGAAGTATGAGCTCTACCTTCTCAACCGGATTTTCCAGGCCAACCACTACATTTTTAACTGCAAAATGAAGATTCTTGCCTGACTGTACAGATGGCTCTTTTAAGAGGAACTCAGGTGTTTCTTTGCCCTCAACCTTAACACGAACCAGAATAGCCTTACTATCAGCAGACTTAATCCTTATCCTGTAATAGCCTCTGTTTCTAAAGTTAGACTGGATGGTAGATACGCTAAGAACCGCTACAGTCTTTCCATGATGCTCCTTAAATGACTTGGTAT
It contains:
- a CDS encoding sensor histidine kinase produces the protein MERTVKQIIVFIILETMAKIFFYSFIIMIFVNLALETEILRIWLKPFLKSGNEISLGLIILIIVYLSYEFYRKIDVMILKDIDALMENIKYDNYVQTAGIFEFKMIQEALIRKNKDIKEKDKFVSTTISYISHDMKTPVTIINANIDLLRKNNDIVTDKGIDRISRIENESEKISEYISKLMDVTTSLTRKKNLEKITIKECFRKMQNSVLIYSDSIEEEIEVDWNVKSLDDSYIVCDFKNLDKCIVHLLNNAFEHRRSCVKIEVCKDSKNIIFKVIDDGIGFNQDSLNKAKTMFYTDNFGRTSGKGCGIGLYFVNSYMETVNGELLLCNRENCGAEQIIKIPYYGGDNE
- a CDS encoding response regulator transcription factor; the protein is MIEDDKSLVETLKEILEQEKYFVDYYYNLDDIEDYVILNKYNLIILDVMLGERNGFQFLQIVRNEVDRPIILLTAKDTKEDMLKGFNLGADDYITKPFDADLLLARIKSHLRGKKDEEVRYADTFFDLSTGVIKKEGNHVSLTNAELEILKLLYGNKGQIFSKEKIVNRVSSKFDVTDRVVVCHIYNIRKKLSEIDGDDPIENRWGVGYLWKER
- a CDS encoding IS4 family transposase, whose translation is MSSITQNHFDENNLIDCVRRFFSRHHVGRLIARCNGMKEKGVSPVSLLRYKLSNIFVGRSMYMQQRTGSFKEDFSKNTFYRFLNSVKTNWLRFTSLLAADIVNNDLKNLTDDKRKNVFIIDDSLFNRTSCKKTELGSKVFDHTDMHFKKGFRMLTLSWSDGNTLIPVNSCLLASAKDTNIIGPVKHFDNRTLAGKRRKLAQTKAPEAMMTLLDTALSAGLKADYVLFDSWFSNPAQITAIHSKGMDVIAMIKKSSRIKYSHCGEQLNIKEIYSRNKKRRGKSKYLLSVCVMVGKENPIPAKIVCVRNKANRKDWLAFICTDTTLSEEEIIRIYGKRWQIEVFFKTCKSMLNLIGECHSLSYDALTAHVAIVLTRYMLIAMEQRQNEDQRTLGELFFFLVDEMADITFSRSLGILMDALMASLQVILKLSDEQLTAFTADFEARLPEYLRSALHPEAVVA